A genomic window from Streptomyces sp. WMMC940 includes:
- a CDS encoding Zn-dependent alcohol dehydrogenase: MRGVVFDGERVEVAGDLEIRAPGPDEVLVRVVAAGLCHSDLSVIDGTIPFPVPVVLGHEGAGVVEGVGADVTHVAPGDHVSLSTLANCGTCAECDRGRPTMCRASIGRPGRPFTRAGRPLHQFAANSAFAERTLVKAVQAVRIPDDIPLTSAALIGCGVLTGVGAVLNRARVALGDTVVVIGAGGIGLNVLQGARLAGAVTIVAVDTNPAKEETARLFGATHFLTSVDAVRDVLPHGAQHVFECVGHTGLVRRAIDLLDRHGQAVLLGMPAPTAQATFLPAAMFLDKAVLGCRYGSSRPQHDIALYARLYREGRLLLDELVTETYPVEDFAKAAEDAEHGRVARGVLTF, encoded by the coding sequence GTGAGAGGTGTCGTGTTCGACGGCGAGCGGGTCGAGGTCGCCGGCGACCTCGAGATACGCGCCCCCGGCCCTGACGAGGTGCTCGTCCGCGTCGTGGCCGCGGGACTCTGCCACAGCGATCTGTCGGTGATCGACGGAACGATCCCCTTTCCCGTGCCCGTCGTGCTGGGGCACGAGGGCGCGGGCGTCGTCGAGGGCGTCGGCGCGGACGTCACCCACGTCGCGCCCGGCGACCACGTGTCGCTGTCGACGCTCGCCAACTGCGGGACGTGCGCGGAGTGCGACCGGGGGCGGCCGACGATGTGCCGCGCCTCGATCGGCAGGCCCGGGCGGCCGTTCACCCGGGCCGGGAGGCCGCTGCACCAGTTCGCCGCCAACTCGGCCTTCGCGGAACGCACCCTGGTGAAGGCCGTCCAGGCGGTGCGGATCCCCGACGACATCCCGCTCACCTCGGCCGCGCTCATCGGCTGCGGGGTGCTGACCGGCGTGGGGGCCGTGCTCAACCGGGCCAGGGTGGCCCTCGGCGACACGGTCGTGGTCATCGGCGCGGGCGGCATCGGGCTGAACGTGCTCCAGGGGGCCCGTCTCGCGGGCGCGGTGACGATCGTCGCCGTGGACACCAACCCGGCGAAGGAGGAGACCGCCCGCCTCTTCGGCGCGACGCACTTCCTCACCTCCGTGGACGCGGTACGGGACGTGCTGCCGCACGGCGCGCAGCACGTCTTCGAGTGCGTCGGGCACACGGGACTGGTGCGTCGGGCGATCGACCTCCTGGACCGCCACGGCCAGGCGGTGCTGCTCGGCATGCCGGCCCCGACGGCGCAGGCGACGTTCCTGCCCGCGGCGATGTTCCTGGACAAGGCCGTGCTCGGCTGCCGCTACGGCTCCTCGCGCCCGCAGCACGACATCGCCCTGTACGCGCGGCTGTACCGGGAGGGACGGCTGCTGCTGGACGAACTGGTCACGGAGACGTACCCGGTGGAGGACTTCGCCAAGGCGGCCGAGGACGCGGAGCACGGGCGGGTGGCGCGGGGAGTGCTGACGTTCTGA
- a CDS encoding flavin reductase family protein yields the protein MAATAVRYLRTTGTAPPGEPSFDALPRPALRTVGEDERLPVAPAEFRRVLGHFASGVTVVTAHDAAGGGPAGFACQSFASLSLDPPLVVFMVARTSTTWPRIARAGAFCVNVLGADQGDLCRAFAVSGADKFKGVAHTPAPATGSPRLASVPAWIDCTIGAVHTGGDHLIVVGRVEALGAEADGDPLLFHRGRFGRFEA from the coding sequence ATGGCCGCGACCGCCGTCCGCTACCTCCGCACCACCGGCACCGCCCCGCCGGGCGAACCGTCCTTCGACGCGCTGCCGCGTCCCGCGCTGCGCACCGTCGGGGAGGACGAACGGCTACCGGTAGCCCCCGCCGAATTCCGCCGTGTACTGGGGCACTTCGCGAGCGGCGTCACGGTCGTCACGGCCCACGACGCGGCGGGCGGCGGCCCGGCGGGCTTCGCCTGCCAGTCCTTCGCCTCGCTGTCGCTCGACCCGCCCCTGGTGGTGTTCATGGTCGCCCGTACGTCGACGACCTGGCCGCGCATCGCTCGCGCCGGGGCGTTCTGCGTCAACGTCCTCGGGGCGGACCAGGGTGACCTCTGCCGCGCGTTCGCCGTGAGCGGCGCCGACAAGTTCAAGGGCGTCGCCCACACCCCCGCCCCGGCGACCGGTTCCCCCCGCCTCGCCTCCGTGCCCGCCTGGATCGACTGCACGATCGGCGCGGTCCACACCGGCGGCGACCATCTGATCGTGGTGGGAAGGGTGGAGGCCCTGGGCGCGGAGGCCGACGGCGATCCGCTGCTGTTCCACCGGGGGCGGTTCGGGCGCTTCGAGGCTTAG
- a CDS encoding GlxA family transcriptional regulator, producing the protein MARHQASAPPPGTAEVQASAPPPESAAPHSATRPHRVVVLALDGCLPFELGIPQRIFGRAADATGRKLYEVVTCSVRPPGPVRTDADFAVLVENGPEALARADTVIVPASYELGPVHTEGRLTPELAAALARLRPGTRLVSICTGGYVLAAAGFLDGRPATTHWSSAEHFQRTFPKVQVDADVLFIDDGDVLTSAGVAAGIDLCLHIVRRDHGTAVANDVARRTVVPPHRDGGQAQYIHRPVPEPQTATTSAARAWALTHLHEPIQLRDLAGQESMSVRTFTRRFREEVGVSPGQWLARQRVERARQLLECTELSMDRVARDSGFGTAQSMRQHVTAALGVAPTVYRRTFRATAVSP; encoded by the coding sequence ATGGCTCGTCACCAGGCATCCGCCCCGCCTCCGGGAACCGCCGAGGTCCAGGCATCCGCCCCGCCTCCCGAATCCGCCGCGCCACACAGCGCCACGCGCCCGCATCGCGTCGTCGTCCTGGCGCTGGACGGCTGCCTCCCCTTCGAGCTGGGCATTCCGCAGCGCATCTTCGGCCGCGCGGCCGACGCCACCGGGCGGAAGCTGTACGAGGTGGTGACCTGTTCGGTGCGGCCGCCCGGTCCGGTCCGCACCGACGCCGACTTCGCGGTGCTGGTGGAGAACGGCCCCGAGGCGCTGGCCAGGGCCGACACGGTGATCGTGCCGGCGTCGTACGAGCTCGGCCCCGTGCACACCGAGGGCAGGCTCACCCCCGAACTGGCCGCCGCCCTGGCCCGGCTGCGGCCCGGCACCCGGCTGGTGTCGATCTGCACCGGCGGGTACGTCCTCGCCGCCGCCGGGTTCCTCGACGGCCGGCCCGCGACGACGCACTGGTCGTCGGCCGAGCACTTCCAGAGGACGTTCCCGAAGGTCCAGGTGGACGCGGACGTGCTGTTCATCGACGACGGGGACGTGCTCACCTCCGCGGGGGTGGCCGCCGGCATCGACCTCTGCCTGCACATCGTGCGCCGCGACCACGGCACGGCCGTCGCGAACGACGTCGCCCGGCGCACGGTCGTCCCGCCGCACCGGGACGGCGGCCAGGCCCAGTACATCCACCGTCCCGTGCCCGAACCGCAGACCGCGACGACCTCGGCGGCCCGGGCGTGGGCGCTGACGCACCTCCACGAGCCGATCCAGCTGCGCGACCTGGCCGGCCAGGAGTCCATGTCCGTACGCACGTTCACCCGCCGCTTCCGCGAGGAGGTCGGCGTGAGCCCCGGGCAGTGGCTGGCCCGGCAGCGTGTGGAGCGGGCCCGGCAGCTGCTGGAGTGCACGGAGCTGTCCATGGACCGGGTGGCCCGCGACTCGGGGTTCGGTACGGCGCAGTCGATGCGCCAGCACGTGACGGCGGCGCTGGGCGTGGCACCGACGGTCTACCGGCGGACGTTCCGCGCGACGGCCGTGTCGCCCTGA
- a CDS encoding acyl-CoA dehydrogenase family protein yields the protein MDLACTEEEEAFRAGLRDWLAVALPGLPPPPPPDDWPARRAHDTAWQRALYDAGYADVHWDASPTRRLIFLEETEQAGAPYVGANFVGLLHAGPTIAAEGTREQRERWLPHILRGDEIWCQGFSEPDAGSDLASLRTRAVRDGDSYVVTGTKIWTSHAEVADWCELLVRTDPQAPRHRGISWLAMPMDAPGVTVRPLRTLAGSTEFAEVHLDEVRVPVANRVGEENDGWRVTMVTLSFERGTAFVGEVVACRRTLAALARTARENGRWDDAVLRRRLGRLNAEFGALWRLTQWNVSEAEATGGVPGTGGSVFKLRYSHARQELYDTAAEVLGPDALDLSREWTLGRLASLSYTIAAGTSQIQRNIVAERILGLPKER from the coding sequence GTGGACCTCGCCTGCACCGAGGAGGAGGAGGCATTCCGGGCCGGACTGCGGGACTGGCTCGCGGTCGCCCTCCCGGGGCTCCCGCCGCCGCCCCCGCCCGACGACTGGCCGGCCCGGCGCGCCCACGACACCGCCTGGCAGCGGGCGCTGTACGACGCCGGATACGCGGACGTCCACTGGGACGCGTCCCCGACCCGCCGGCTGATCTTCCTGGAGGAGACCGAGCAGGCCGGGGCCCCGTACGTCGGTGCGAACTTCGTCGGACTGCTGCACGCCGGCCCGACCATCGCCGCCGAGGGCACCCGCGAACAGCGCGAGCGCTGGCTGCCGCACATCCTGCGCGGCGACGAGATCTGGTGCCAGGGCTTCAGCGAGCCCGACGCCGGGTCCGACCTCGCATCCCTGCGGACCAGGGCCGTCCGCGACGGTGACTCCTACGTGGTGACCGGCACCAAGATCTGGACCTCGCACGCCGAGGTCGCCGACTGGTGCGAACTGCTCGTGCGCACCGACCCGCAGGCGCCCCGCCACCGAGGCATCAGCTGGCTGGCGATGCCGATGGACGCGCCCGGCGTCACCGTCCGGCCGCTGCGCACCCTCGCCGGGTCGACGGAGTTCGCCGAGGTCCACCTCGACGAGGTGCGGGTGCCGGTGGCGAACCGGGTGGGGGAGGAGAACGACGGCTGGCGCGTCACGATGGTGACCCTGTCCTTCGAGCGCGGCACCGCCTTCGTCGGCGAGGTCGTCGCCTGCCGCCGCACGCTCGCCGCGCTGGCCCGCACCGCACGGGAGAACGGCCGCTGGGACGACGCCGTACTGCGCCGCCGGCTCGGCAGGCTCAACGCGGAGTTCGGCGCGCTGTGGCGGCTCACCCAGTGGAACGTCAGCGAGGCCGAGGCGACGGGCGGCGTCCCCGGAACCGGAGGCTCCGTGTTCAAGCTGCGCTACTCCCACGCCCGCCAGGAGCTGTACGACACGGCCGCCGAGGTGCTCGGCCCGGACGCGCTGGACCTGTCCCGCGAGTGGACCCTCGGCAGGCTGGCGTCGCTGTCGTACACCATCGCCGCCGGCACCTCGCAGATCCAGCGGAACATCGTCGCCGAGCGGATCCTCGGCCTGCCGAAGGAGCGGTGA
- a CDS encoding type II toxin-antitoxin system RelE/ParE family toxin: MVPRAESAAPRYGRVLRRPACRAGVFLGEPYTKQLAGKLRELRFHLDGDAMRITYWIGSGRRIILLTAFRKQRMWEPVEIQRALRAMRTCIAEEHTADEG; encoded by the coding sequence ATGGTTCCTCGGGCTGAGTCCGCGGCACCGCGGTACGGTCGCGTTCTACGTCGACCTGCTTGCCGAGCAGGCGTCTTCCTGGGCGAGCCCTACACCAAGCAGCTTGCCGGCAAACTCCGGGAACTGCGGTTCCACCTGGACGGCGACGCCATGCGTATCACCTACTGGATCGGGAGCGGCCGCCGCATCATCCTGCTGACCGCGTTCCGCAAGCAACGCATGTGGGAGCCGGTGGAGATCCAGCGGGCCCTGAGGGCGATGCGCACATGCATCGCCGAGGAGCACACAGCTGATGAAGGGTGA
- a CDS encoding MFS transporter, with protein sequence MTQTSDIPAAPAASPTGEAVRRRRRVHRAWFVAAVAFVTIIGAAAFRSLPGLLIDPLHQEFGWSRATIGLAVSINLALYGLTAPFAAALMDRYGIRRVVAAALTVIALGSGLTVWMTAAWQLLLCWGLLVGLGSGSMALAFAATVTNRWFTERRGLVTGILTAAAASGQLIFLPLLSWIVQEHQWRPAAVTVALAALAVVPFVWLLLRDHPADVGLAPYGAKEFVPKPPPVPGAARRTLSVLFSAARTGPFWLLAGTFAICGASTNGLVQTHFVPAAHDHGMPITAAASLLAVIGVFDVVGTVASGWFTDRFDTRRLLAVYYALRGVSLLFLPMLLAPSVHPPMIFFIVFYGLDWVATVPPTIALCREHYGDDSAIVFGWVLASHQVGAAAVAFAGGLARDVFGTYDVVWYASGALCAAAALMALVIRRGAPSRAVAAV encoded by the coding sequence GTGACCCAGACAAGCGATATCCCCGCAGCTCCGGCCGCCTCCCCCACGGGGGAGGCGGTTCGCCGCCGCCGTCGCGTCCACCGCGCGTGGTTCGTCGCCGCCGTCGCGTTCGTGACGATCATCGGCGCCGCTGCCTTCCGCTCCCTGCCGGGGCTGCTGATCGACCCGCTGCACCAGGAATTCGGCTGGTCACGCGCCACGATCGGGCTCGCGGTCTCCATCAATCTCGCGCTGTACGGACTCACCGCGCCGTTCGCCGCCGCCCTGATGGACCGGTACGGCATCCGCAGGGTCGTGGCGGCCGCGCTGACGGTGATCGCGCTCGGTTCGGGCCTGACGGTCTGGATGACCGCGGCCTGGCAACTGCTGCTCTGCTGGGGCCTGCTCGTCGGCCTCGGCAGCGGCTCGATGGCACTCGCCTTCGCGGCGACCGTGACGAACCGCTGGTTCACCGAGCGCAGGGGTCTGGTCACCGGAATCCTGACGGCGGCCGCCGCGTCCGGGCAGCTGATCTTCCTCCCCCTGCTGTCCTGGATCGTCCAGGAGCACCAGTGGCGTCCCGCGGCCGTCACGGTCGCGCTCGCCGCCCTGGCCGTCGTCCCGTTCGTCTGGCTGCTGCTGCGCGACCACCCGGCGGACGTCGGGCTGGCCCCCTACGGGGCGAAGGAGTTCGTGCCCAAGCCGCCGCCGGTGCCGGGCGCGGCCCGGCGCACCCTGTCCGTCCTGTTCTCGGCCGCGCGGACCGGGCCGTTCTGGCTGCTGGCGGGCACGTTCGCGATCTGCGGCGCCTCGACGAACGGCCTCGTCCAGACCCACTTCGTCCCGGCCGCCCACGACCACGGCATGCCCATCACGGCCGCGGCCTCCCTCCTCGCGGTCATCGGCGTCTTCGACGTGGTCGGGACCGTCGCCTCCGGCTGGTTCACCGACCGCTTCGACACCCGCCGGCTGCTCGCCGTCTACTACGCGCTGCGCGGCGTCTCACTGCTCTTCCTGCCGATGCTGCTGGCGCCGTCCGTGCACCCGCCGATGATCTTCTTCATCGTCTTCTACGGCCTCGATTGGGTCGCGACCGTCCCACCGACGATCGCACTGTGCCGGGAGCACTACGGCGACGACAGCGCGATCGTCTTCGGCTGGGTCCTCGCCTCCCACCAGGTCGGCGCCGCGGCCGTCGCCTTCGCGGGCGGCCTCGCCCGCGACGTGTTCGGCACCTACGACGTGGTCTGGTACGCCTCGGGCGCCCTGTGCGCGGCGGCGGCCCTGATGGCGCTGGTGATCCGGCGGGGCGCGCCTTCACGGGCGGTGGCGGCGGTCTGA
- a CDS encoding acyl-CoA dehydrogenase family protein, whose translation MDFAFDPEDTAFRHEARTWLEDHVPGAFADPAGHGGPGSEHECARTRLAWERELGAGGWIGLGWDADHGNRRATLTQQVVWAEEYARARAPARLGHIGENLLAPTLIAHGDTDQQARYLPGIAHGEEFWCQGYSEPGAGSDLASLRTTAVADGGRYRVTGQKVWTSLAREAHWCFLLARTEPGTTRHRGLSFLLVPMDQPGRVDVRPIRQMSGTSEFNEVFLDGAEAVETVGGEGNGWQVAMGLLALERGVSTLAQQIGFEEELGRVLRTAAGGVLDHDPVLRDRLVRQWAELRTMRWNALRTLGRTGDPGAPSVAKLLWGGWHRRLGELAVQVRGASAAAGPGAWSPSYEVDALQRLFLFTRADTIYGGSDEIQRNIIAERVLGLPREPR comes from the coding sequence ATGGACTTCGCCTTCGACCCCGAAGACACCGCCTTCCGGCACGAGGCGCGCACCTGGTTGGAGGACCACGTCCCCGGCGCGTTCGCCGACCCCGCAGGGCACGGCGGACCCGGCAGCGAGCACGAGTGCGCCCGCACCCGGCTCGCCTGGGAGCGCGAACTCGGCGCCGGCGGCTGGATCGGGCTCGGCTGGGACGCCGACCACGGCAACCGCCGCGCCACCCTCACCCAGCAGGTCGTCTGGGCCGAGGAGTACGCGCGCGCCCGCGCCCCCGCCCGGCTCGGCCACATCGGCGAGAACCTGCTCGCCCCGACCCTGATCGCCCACGGCGACACGGACCAGCAGGCCCGCTACCTGCCGGGCATCGCCCACGGCGAGGAGTTCTGGTGCCAGGGCTACAGCGAGCCCGGCGCGGGCTCCGACCTGGCGTCGCTACGGACCACGGCCGTCGCCGACGGCGGCCGCTACCGGGTCACTGGCCAGAAGGTCTGGACCTCGCTCGCCCGCGAGGCGCACTGGTGCTTCCTCCTGGCCCGCACCGAACCCGGCACCACCCGCCACCGCGGACTGTCGTTCCTGCTCGTGCCGATGGACCAGCCGGGCCGCGTCGACGTACGGCCCATCCGGCAGATGTCCGGCACCAGCGAGTTCAACGAGGTCTTCCTCGACGGCGCCGAGGCCGTCGAGACGGTCGGCGGCGAGGGGAACGGCTGGCAGGTCGCGATGGGCCTGCTCGCCCTCGAACGCGGGGTCTCGACGCTCGCCCAGCAGATCGGCTTCGAGGAGGAGCTGGGCCGGGTCCTCCGCACCGCCGCCGGGGGCGTCCTCGACCACGACCCCGTGCTCCGGGACCGCCTGGTCCGTCAGTGGGCCGAACTGCGCACCATGCGCTGGAACGCGCTGCGCACCCTCGGCCGCACCGGCGACCCGGGTGCGCCGAGCGTCGCGAAACTGCTGTGGGGCGGCTGGCACCGGCGGCTCGGCGAACTGGCCGTGCAGGTACGGGGGGCATCCGCCGCCGCCGGCCCGGGCGCCTGGTCGCCCTCGTACGAAGTGGACGCGCTGCAACGGCTGTTCCTCTTCACCCGCGCCGACACGATCTACGGCGGCTCGGACGAGATCCAGCGGAACATCATCGCCGAGCGGGTGCTCGGCCTACCCAGGGAGCCGCGGTGA
- a CDS encoding SDR family oxidoreductase — protein MGNFLAGRTVAVTGAGRGIGRAVALACAAEGAKVVVNDHGVSVDGAEPASEVAEAVVKEIEVAGGEAVAVADDISTMEGGQRVVDTALARFGRLDGAVCVAGILRERMLFNMTEDEWDPVVATHLKGTFTVFRAASAVMREQGGGTLIGFTSGNHQGSVAQANYSAAKGGVISLVRSAALGLHKYGVTANAVAPVARTRMSAGVPMELKEIGEPEDVAALVVYLLSERARTENITGQVYTIAGPKIAVWAQPRELRAAYADGAWTPERIADFLPGTVGTDPMPMLAHLGAMAKAAASGDRPNR, from the coding sequence GTGGGGAACTTCTTGGCAGGCAGGACCGTCGCCGTGACCGGCGCCGGACGCGGCATCGGCCGCGCCGTGGCCCTCGCGTGCGCCGCCGAGGGGGCGAAGGTCGTCGTCAACGACCACGGCGTCTCCGTCGACGGCGCAGAACCGGCCTCGGAGGTCGCCGAGGCGGTGGTCAAGGAGATCGAGGTCGCGGGCGGGGAGGCGGTCGCCGTCGCCGACGACATCTCGACGATGGAGGGCGGCCAGCGGGTCGTCGACACCGCGCTCGCCCGCTTCGGACGGCTCGACGGAGCCGTGTGCGTCGCCGGCATCCTGCGCGAGCGCATGCTCTTCAACATGACCGAGGACGAGTGGGACCCGGTCGTCGCCACCCACCTCAAGGGCACCTTCACCGTCTTCCGCGCGGCCTCCGCGGTCATGCGCGAACAGGGCGGGGGCACCCTGATCGGCTTCACCAGCGGCAACCACCAGGGCTCCGTCGCCCAGGCCAACTACTCGGCGGCCAAGGGCGGCGTCATCTCGCTGGTGCGCAGCGCGGCGCTCGGCCTGCACAAGTACGGCGTGACGGCCAACGCGGTCGCACCCGTCGCCCGGACCCGCATGTCGGCAGGCGTCCCCATGGAGCTCAAGGAGATCGGGGAGCCGGAGGACGTGGCGGCGCTCGTCGTCTACCTGCTGTCCGAGCGTGCGCGCACGGAGAACATCACCGGCCAGGTCTACACGATCGCCGGCCCCAAGATCGCGGTCTGGGCCCAGCCCCGCGAACTGCGGGCCGCCTACGCCGACGGCGCGTGGACCCCGGAGCGGATCGCGGACTTCCTCCCCGGGACCGTCGGCACCGACCCGATGCCGATGCTCGCCCACCTCGGGGCGATGGCGAAGGCGGCCGCCTCGGGCGACCGCCCGAACCGCTGA
- a CDS encoding acyl-CoA dehydrogenase family protein: MHFQPTEDQRALRKGVRELLEARCGRDVLRAAGARIDRSLWQELGRAGFFALRLPETEGGVGLGLPDAALVFEEAGRVLLPGPLVATHLAAGTVPGAADGTAVVTRADGGLVPWLEEADVVLGDASEAVPVRSVDPLTPLHRLPSAPLVEPDPAAVLLTAAEQLGSAGRTTDMAVRYAGEREQFGRPIGAFQAVKHLCARMLVRTELARAAVYAAAVTADPVEIAGAKLLADEAAVRGARDCLQVHGGMGFTWEAEVHLHLKRAWVRAELGQTAAQAEEALAAAL, encoded by the coding sequence GTGCACTTCCAACCGACCGAGGACCAGCGGGCGTTGCGCAAGGGGGTCCGGGAGCTGCTGGAGGCCCGCTGCGGCCGGGACGTCCTCCGCGCGGCGGGGGCACGGATCGACCGGTCCCTGTGGCAGGAGCTCGGCCGGGCCGGGTTCTTCGCGCTGCGGCTACCCGAGACGGAGGGCGGTGTCGGGCTCGGACTCCCGGACGCGGCGCTGGTCTTCGAGGAGGCAGGGCGGGTGCTGCTGCCGGGACCGCTGGTGGCAACGCACCTCGCCGCGGGCACCGTCCCCGGCGCCGCCGACGGGACCGCCGTCGTCACCCGGGCCGACGGGGGACTCGTCCCCTGGCTGGAGGAGGCCGACGTGGTGCTCGGGGACGCCTCGGAGGCCGTGCCCGTACGGTCCGTCGATCCGCTGACACCGCTGCACCGGCTGCCGTCCGCACCCCTCGTCGAGCCTGATCCGGCGGCCGTGCTGCTGACGGCCGCCGAACAGCTGGGCTCCGCCGGGCGCACCACCGACATGGCCGTGCGGTACGCCGGGGAACGCGAGCAGTTCGGCCGGCCCATCGGCGCCTTCCAGGCGGTCAAGCACCTCTGCGCCCGGATGCTGGTGCGCACCGAACTGGCCCGCGCCGCCGTGTACGCGGCTGCCGTCACCGCCGACCCCGTGGAGATCGCCGGTGCCAAGCTCCTCGCCGACGAGGCCGCGGTCCGGGGTGCGCGGGACTGCCTCCAGGTGCACGGCGGCATGGGCTTCACCTGGGAGGCCGAGGTGCATCTGCACCTCAAACGGGCCTGGGTGCGCGCCGAGCTGGGACAGACGGCCGCGCAGGCGGAGGAGGCGCTGGCGGCCGCCCTCTGA
- a CDS encoding helix-turn-helix domain-containing protein, whose product MKGDDAMAGRKTWGELRAEALDDPGARAAYEATRFRFELGRAVRERREALGMSQAQLAQAAGLQQPAVARFEAGGTMPTLPMLDRLAIALGMRLQVGFEPLDRAG is encoded by the coding sequence ATGAAGGGTGATGACGCAATGGCCGGGCGGAAGACGTGGGGGGAGCTGAGGGCCGAGGCCCTCGACGATCCGGGCGCACGAGCGGCCTATGAGGCGACGCGGTTCCGTTTCGAGCTGGGGCGGGCCGTCCGTGAGCGCAGGGAAGCGCTCGGAATGAGTCAGGCCCAGCTCGCTCAGGCGGCCGGGCTGCAGCAGCCCGCCGTCGCCCGCTTCGAGGCCGGGGGCACGATGCCGACGCTGCCCATGCTGGACCGGCTCGCGATCGCGCTGGGCATGCGTCTCCAGGTGGGATTCGAACCGCTCGACCGTGCGGGCTGA
- a CDS encoding cyclase family protein, producing MSLPKEFHEIAERVNNWGRWGADDEIGTLNLITDEVVREAAGTVRAGRRVPLALPLRQDGVQTGMIPGRVNPLHTMVQINQELFGPGTVATSDDAVTMGLQAATHWDALTHVSHSGRIWNGRPADSITAHEGARYSGIDTVRTLVSRGVLLDVARAKGVDRLAGDRAVTPEDLAEAEEFGGVRVRAGDVVLVRTGQIQAYLGGDRHAYAHPSPGLSVRAPEWFHARDTAAVANDTLTFEIFPPEIENLWLPVHALDLVEMGMLQGQNWNLEELSAACAEERRYAFLLSATPEPFVGGTGTPVAPVAVL from the coding sequence ATGTCACTGCCGAAGGAGTTCCACGAGATCGCCGAGCGTGTGAACAACTGGGGGCGCTGGGGCGCCGACGACGAGATCGGGACGCTGAACCTGATCACCGACGAGGTGGTGCGGGAGGCGGCCGGCACGGTGCGTGCCGGCCGGCGCGTACCGCTGGCCCTGCCGCTCCGGCAGGACGGCGTCCAGACCGGAATGATCCCGGGCCGGGTCAACCCCCTGCACACCATGGTGCAGATCAACCAGGAGCTGTTCGGGCCCGGTACGGTCGCGACCAGCGACGACGCCGTGACGATGGGGCTGCAGGCGGCCACCCACTGGGACGCGCTCACACACGTCTCGCACTCGGGCAGGATCTGGAACGGCCGCCCCGCGGACAGCATCACCGCCCACGAGGGAGCCCGCTACAGCGGCATCGACACCGTCCGCACCCTCGTCTCGCGCGGGGTGCTGCTCGACGTGGCGCGCGCCAAGGGCGTGGACCGGCTCGCCGGCGACCGGGCCGTCACACCGGAAGACCTGGCGGAGGCGGAGGAGTTCGGGGGCGTAAGGGTACGGGCGGGCGACGTCGTGCTCGTCAGGACCGGTCAGATCCAGGCGTACCTCGGTGGGGACAGGCACGCGTACGCCCACCCCTCGCCCGGCCTCTCGGTCCGTGCACCCGAGTGGTTCCACGCCCGCGACACCGCCGCCGTCGCGAACGACACCCTCACCTTCGAGATCTTCCCGCCGGAGATCGAGAACCTCTGGCTGCCCGTGCACGCGCTGGACCTGGTGGAGATGGGCATGCTGCAGGGCCAGAACTGGAACCTGGAGGAACTCTCGGCGGCCTGCGCGGAGGAACGGCGGTACGCCTTCCTGCTGTCGGCCACCCCCGAGCCGTTCGTCGGCGGCACCGGGACACCGGTCGCGCCGGTGGCGGTGCTCTGA
- a CDS encoding ATP-binding protein has product MQVLQVQLEVGPDPAEVGRARRWARSRLAGSGIGDDEPLAETLVLLISELVTNAVVHTGCPAVLRMLFGLGAAEAGTVRVEVADTCARPPQPRRAAGDDTGGRGLELVDGLADRWGWKREGAGKSIWCEVDRCVVRGAAVPSPALPVVQVLPSGLTPGAYTA; this is encoded by the coding sequence GTGCAGGTGCTTCAGGTTCAGTTGGAGGTCGGGCCGGATCCCGCGGAGGTGGGACGGGCCAGAAGATGGGCCCGCTCCCGGCTCGCCGGGTCGGGCATAGGGGACGACGAGCCGCTGGCCGAGACGCTGGTGCTGCTCATCTCCGAACTGGTCACCAACGCGGTGGTCCACACGGGTTGTCCGGCCGTGCTGAGGATGCTGTTCGGTCTCGGGGCGGCGGAGGCGGGCACGGTGCGGGTCGAGGTGGCGGACACCTGCGCGCGGCCGCCGCAGCCGCGTCGTGCGGCCGGTGACGACACGGGCGGGCGCGGACTGGAGCTCGTCGACGGGCTGGCCGACCGTTGGGGCTGGAAACGCGAGGGTGCGGGCAAGAGCATCTGGTGCGAGGTGGACCGCTGTGTGGTGCGCGGCGCCGCCGTGCCGTCCCCCGCGCTTCCCGTCGTCCAGGTCCTCCCCTCGGGGCTGACGCCGGGCGCGTACACGGCCTGA